One part of the Sciurus carolinensis chromosome 6, mSciCar1.2, whole genome shotgun sequence genome encodes these proteins:
- the LOC124987243 gene encoding V-type proton ATPase subunit S1-like protein isoform X1, translating into MGRKILFSFSLLFLCMGFSLTLDQIFTRKNVSSQTSSNKEMLKKNGQQSNRDMKPTQNFTTIPTTKAFNNVSKEGHLEKEHWNAFSHHNPVTVSADGISCILFWAKRITIKFKNRTWLDLTDEAFGQKAIVDSGDSNCSEESAMLSLKFGDDENPQSLDIRFFLTNYNKWSSQSWFSLHRVEIIFNNSVQATFNVTGIYAPTSYSYHCQRVSSLQQRDALLLPSDTDDVSSLWEVTFVDFQIQGFTIEGRQFAKARDCTSSFSPAVLIGLAMSLILLLVLAYALHMLIYLRYLDRHYEFITSPAHFPPLKARDMAEEKELLRSQGIECYELRSQQICKIYV; encoded by the exons TTCTCAAACATCTTCAAATAAAGAAATGCTTAAAAAGAATG GTCAACAGAGTAACAGAGATATGAAACCAACCCAGAATTTCACAACAATACCAACCACAAAG GCTTTTAACAATGTGAGCAAAGAAGGACATTTAGAAAAAGAACACTGGAATGCCTTCAGTCATCATAACCCTGTCACTGTCTCTGCTGATGGAATTTCCTGCATTCTCTTCTGGGCCAAAAGAATAACAATTAAATTTAAGAATCGTACCTGGCTGGACCTTACAGATGAAGCATTTGGTCAAAAGGCAATAGTGGACTCGGGCGACTCAAACTGCAGTGAGGAAAGTGCCAT GTTGTCTTTGAAGTTTGGTGATGACGAAAATCCCCAAAGTCTTGATATAAG ATTCTTCCTTACCAATTACAACAAATGGTCCAGCCAGAGTTGGTTTAGTTTGCACCGAGTTGAGATTATTTTCAACAATTCAGTCCAAGCAACTTTTAATGTAACAGGCATATATGCTCCAACAAGTTATTCCTACCACTGCCAACGTGTCAGCAGCCTGCAGCAGCGTGATGCCCTCTTGTTGCCCAGTGACACAGATGATGTGTCAAGCTTATGGGAGGTCACCTTCGTTGATTTCCAG ATCCAAGGCTTTACCATCGAAGGGCGGCAGTTTGCCAAGGCCCGGGACTgcacctcttccttctctccagcTGTTTTGATTGGCCTGGCCATGTCCCTGATCCTGCTGCTGGTGCTGGCCTACGCCCTGCACATGCTCATCTACTTGCGCTATCTGGATCGGCACTATGAGTTTATCACCTCTCCTGCTCACTTCCCACCGTTGAAAGCGAGAGACATGGCAGAGGAGAAGGAGCTGCTCAGGAGCCAGGGAATTGAGTGCTACGAACTGAGGAGCCAACAGATCTGCAAGATCTATGTTTAA
- the LOC124987243 gene encoding V-type proton ATPase subunit S1-like protein isoform X2 yields MLKKNGQQSNRDMKPTQNFTTIPTTKAFNNVSKEGHLEKEHWNAFSHHNPVTVSADGISCILFWAKRITIKFKNRTWLDLTDEAFGQKAIVDSGDSNCSEESAMLSLKFGDDENPQSLDIRFFLTNYNKWSSQSWFSLHRVEIIFNNSVQATFNVTGIYAPTSYSYHCQRVSSLQQRDALLLPSDTDDVSSLWEVTFVDFQIQGFTIEGRQFAKARDCTSSFSPAVLIGLAMSLILLLVLAYALHMLIYLRYLDRHYEFITSPAHFPPLKARDMAEEKELLRSQGIECYELRSQQICKIYV; encoded by the exons ATGCTTAAAAAGAATG GTCAACAGAGTAACAGAGATATGAAACCAACCCAGAATTTCACAACAATACCAACCACAAAG GCTTTTAACAATGTGAGCAAAGAAGGACATTTAGAAAAAGAACACTGGAATGCCTTCAGTCATCATAACCCTGTCACTGTCTCTGCTGATGGAATTTCCTGCATTCTCTTCTGGGCCAAAAGAATAACAATTAAATTTAAGAATCGTACCTGGCTGGACCTTACAGATGAAGCATTTGGTCAAAAGGCAATAGTGGACTCGGGCGACTCAAACTGCAGTGAGGAAAGTGCCAT GTTGTCTTTGAAGTTTGGTGATGACGAAAATCCCCAAAGTCTTGATATAAG ATTCTTCCTTACCAATTACAACAAATGGTCCAGCCAGAGTTGGTTTAGTTTGCACCGAGTTGAGATTATTTTCAACAATTCAGTCCAAGCAACTTTTAATGTAACAGGCATATATGCTCCAACAAGTTATTCCTACCACTGCCAACGTGTCAGCAGCCTGCAGCAGCGTGATGCCCTCTTGTTGCCCAGTGACACAGATGATGTGTCAAGCTTATGGGAGGTCACCTTCGTTGATTTCCAG ATCCAAGGCTTTACCATCGAAGGGCGGCAGTTTGCCAAGGCCCGGGACTgcacctcttccttctctccagcTGTTTTGATTGGCCTGGCCATGTCCCTGATCCTGCTGCTGGTGCTGGCCTACGCCCTGCACATGCTCATCTACTTGCGCTATCTGGATCGGCACTATGAGTTTATCACCTCTCCTGCTCACTTCCCACCGTTGAAAGCGAGAGACATGGCAGAGGAGAAGGAGCTGCTCAGGAGCCAGGGAATTGAGTGCTACGAACTGAGGAGCCAACAGATCTGCAAGATCTATGTTTAA